Within the Mustela lutreola isolate mMusLut2 chromosome 2, mMusLut2.pri, whole genome shotgun sequence genome, the region GACAAAAAGGAAACATGCCAGAATATTAATAGATATTCTCTATGGGTAGATTAACCAgtgacttcattttctttgtgctttatctataaaaaataaatatgcatgtgctttataatcagaaaacatATATGTAAATTTGCAAAGAAAAATTCCCTAATCAAATAAGTCAGTGGTCATAAGATAGGtgtttacagaaaatatttgctgaatgtatgaaaagaaaaacatttctcaaaGAGTAAATCTCCTTCAATATGAGgtgtatttcttgtttttgttattttaaataagcaccagacccagtgtggagcccaatagggagcttgaactcaggaccctgagatcaagactcagagctttaactgactgagccacctttttttttttttttaatttctcttctctttttttttttaaatttgacagagatcacaagtaggcaggggcaggcagagagaaagggaagaaagcaggctctgtgccaagcagagagcccgatgcggggctggatcccaggaccctgggatcatgacctgagctgaaagcagaggctccaacccactgagcaacccaggcgccccctgactgagccaccttaacataaatttcaatttaaaaaaggcCCCTGGCAACACAGAAAAGCATCTGGCACTCAATTAGTAAGACTGTTTCATTTTCAGATATTTGCTGGTTTTAACTGCACAGAACGGTCTGTTTGTTTAGTCATTCGATAAAAACCACTTCTGAACTGGAGAGGTTTCCCAGTTTGTCCTGTCCTTGCTCATGCCTGAGTTGCAGCTTTGAGCTTATTTTAAACCTCACTGTGAACTCTTTATACCTGCTAAATGGATTCTTCAATTGTCAGGCTACTGCAACTATTTCCCCGTtgaaattgcttctttttttttttttttttttttttttaatatcaggtCTCATCTTACAGAATTGCTAGTTTTACATGATCTTACCAAAGAATAAAAGGTTCAAAGTtggaagcttttaaaaacaatGCAATTTGTGGATTACTGCAACCATCTCTCGAGAAGGCAACCATAAGCAAGTATCCCAGCTTTGATCCCACACTCCTCCTCCCCTGACCATATTCCGTAGAGGggaacttaaaaaataacaatagcagTAATCCAAACATTCAACGGAAGATGTCATCCCTGTGTTTCTGACAGTAATGGAAGCAGTGGCGGGGCAGTCCCCCATGAGACGGGCGCTGGTGCCAGCAATCTGCTGTCCAGACAGCCCATGTTTGCAGACATCATTTACAAGGGAACCCGACTCTGCTCAGCCTCGGAGGCCTCTAGTAAAAGGCAGCCTGAGTCCACATCAAGGGAAGGGTGAGGTCATTTACGTTAGGTCAGTATCATGAGGCAGCAAATGCTgcagaaacacagaaaaaggCCTTTGATGATCCTGTAAAAGAACAGACTGTAGTGTTTTCAGTACAGCAAGACCGCTGCTGTGGGGGGCACCTGCAGagcaacaaaaccagaaaacagcGGTGGGCGACTTTCAGTTATGGgtgttttcttcctccttcaaacAAAGTTCTTCATTATCATCATTACACTAACTTTCCACTCCACCACTATGAAGGATGTGGGGAGGAGGGGTCCTGCTTCAGCCCTAAGCTCACTTCTGGAAGGCTCCCTCTCCAGGATGAGGGGTGGCTGCCCATCCATGGTGGGACCTACCCAGTGCCTGATGTAGTCAGGGCTCCGTAAGGGTATAGAGGAGTAAAGAGACTCAGGGACAAACAAGGCCTTCCCACTTGGTTAGGGCAATGGAAGCTGAACACTGCCTTGTGGGGAGATAAAGAGGGGGAAAGTGCTTCCTTGCTGGTCACATGGGCACCACATATGCTCATGACTTCTGGGATGTCTGGGCTAGGAGAGCATCCATCCTTGGTgctaagagggagagaaaagggacaCTAAACAGCCAAATATTTCTATTACtactacttcttcctttttttaaaaaaactattaccTCTTTCTTGGCCTTTCTGGAACCTCCACGAAGCTGACTCATTACCTACAGATTACCAGATGTACCTAACTGATGTATCGACTTTTAGTCATTCTAGAAAAGCAAGTGGGTAGAAAGGTGCTTCTACTACGTGGGCTGATGTGGCTAATCTCCACTGATCCCTCAACACAGCTCAAACATGGCCTCCCGGCCTCCCCCGGGCTGGGGGCTCTTCCATCCCCTTCATCCTGGCACAGGAGGGTTTTTTGACTTGTCCCTTAGGAGCCTAGGGATTCCCCAGAGACAGTGCCCAGTGCTTCCTTTCCCCTCTATGAATGAATATCttagagtggggggagggagatgcTAACAAAGGGTTCTTAACCTTGGCTGCAGGATGGTATAAGCCCCCCAGAAAGCACAGACAGAATTGTGTACAAATATGTGTGCCTTTTTCCTGGCAAGCGCCACACCTTTTCATCAGATTCCCAAAGGAGTCTGTGACCCAGAAACGCCTAAAAACTTCTGTGGTAGACAGAAGATTCCTAATATATGCTTACAGAATGAACAGCGCCCACGCACACTGGCCAATATGAGTTTTCTACTAAAACTCTGAATGTTTCCAGTTGGCTAAAAAAAACTTCGGGgcaaaaaatctcaaaaataaaagacattgcaAGAACACGTGAATAACAAACTAATCACAGTAAACAGGAACTTTCGGTGCTTTCCTTACCATCACTCAGACCACTCGGAGCCTTGGCCTGAACTTCGGGTTTGGTAGGGGGAgccattttctcctcctcttggGCTGGCTCAGGTTCGGCTTTCTTGACCTGGAGGGGACACCCACTGCTGACCAGCCAGGCCTTCAGGTGATCGATGTACTCTCTCCCAAACAGCGTAGAGTCCTCAAAATTTGGAAATGCGGCAGGAGAGGGAGCTATATCTTGGAGGCCCACGGCTTCTAAAATTTTCTCTTGCCGGAAAGAGGAGGCCAAGGAGAAAGTCTGTCCCAAGAGGGCTAAAGATTTCCGGCAGAGAGAATTGGTGGTCTCCAGGGCAAGAGCCAAGTCCAGGGGGTTACTAAGGGTCTTCATCTTGACACTCAGCTCATAGGCGTTGCACGCCATGAGCAGGGGTGTGACACTCTTCAGGAGCCGGTCTTGAAGCCGCATGATGTACTTGTCAAAGGgctttataatttcaaaaaagcAATTTTTGGTCTTCACAGCACCTTTGTCTAAAAGCATGTTTAAAAACTCGTTATCAACTCTGGGTGTTTTCAAAGCAGAGTGCTTTAAAAATTTGatagtaaaaaagcaaaaatctcgGTGCTCTGGTTTTAAGGAGCATTTGAACGAAGCAAGCATTTTAGCACAGGTTTCGGTTTCGAGTTCAAAGAGAGTCTGGAAAAGCTGGGAAAATTTAACATCATCTTTTATGGTGTGAAATCCTGCCCATTTGATTATTTCTATCCCAAATCTTGAAAAGACATCAGACTTATCTATGAGGTCAAAGCTCATCTTTCTTCTGGGGAGCCGAATATCCTTCAGATTAAGCCCCAAAGGGATCTGAGTGGGAAACTGGATATCTTCTGTCCCTGGGTTTGTCCCCAGGGTCACATCAGGACTTGAGGTGGTTTTCTGGATTTGGTTGGTGCCCTGAGTTTTGGGAGTAATACGATTTACAGTGGGTACTTTCTTTGTGCTCACACTTCTCAGTGTGACAAGTTTCCCAACTCCCCCTTTAGTTGGGAGCAGGCCCTGAGTCTCTCCCTTTCCTAAAAGGGCCCCTTCCTGGTCAACGATGTTTAGACCTCGGCCTCTGCCCTGGACTTGGGCACTgcccctgagcacagagtctgcctctGCTGGACGGTCCACGTCATAATCCCGACTCTCTTTCTCCAAACACTCTTTCTCAATCAGCCTGGAGGAACCAAAGTCCCCCAGGAGTGCAGAAGGACCAAAATTATACTCCTGTGACCAAGGGGATTCTTGAGAAACTGGGTGGGCAAAGTCTTGTTCCCAAGAGCCACGGAGTGCAAATTTCCAGTCCTGAGAACGGAAATGTCCCAATTTCCGGTGGCCAAAAACCTGGTCTCGGGATTCAGAGTGGGAAAATTCCAGATCCCGGCCACACTCTTTGCGAAAGTAGTTGTCTTCACTTACAGAAGGATTGCTTGATCTGAAGGAAGGTCCTGGAAATACATCACCTCGCAGGCTTTCTCTTCCAGTGTCTCGAGCATGAGCTACAGATCCAGCCAGAGTATATCTGCTGTCACTAGGAATGTCATCGTACATATCTGCTCTGGCTCTTGGGACTGTCCTTAGAAGATCTGAAATAAATGATTCAAAGAGAAGCACAAAGGTAATTTAGACCAGAGGTTGCAAAAAGACAGTCCACATACCAGCAGCCAGGAGGGGTCCTTTTTTTGCcagaatacattttagaaatttgtatttgtttctaaCATTTAAAATGTGGGTGGCTTTACTTAAAAATCCGGACTGTCAACTTATAAAAATAGGAGACCTCCAAGCACTGGCCCTGCATGTGCCTGGGTGACAGGCCACAGAGGCTGGGCAATAGTGCCCGTCACTCATTTGGCCTTGCTGGCCAGGCTCTGCAGGCATCTTTTATTAGCCCTCTTTTAGACTCACAGAAGGGTATCTGACCCCCAAATAACCCGGGCTTCTTTACTACAACTTTACACAACTTATGTATTTCTACCTTACCACACAGTAGACAGCTCCTCTGGCGgctgcctgccctccctgcctctgaGGAGAAAATGTTAGACCACAGTGCCACTGTGGCTGGAGCCATGTTTGACACTACACCCACCAGAGCCAACCATAGCTGAGCATCTGACCCAAAGGTGGCAGACAGGCTCCCTTACAAATGTCCACTGGGCCAACCAATTCTCTGAAAAAACAGAGACCAAAACAGATAAGAGAGAACGCAGAAGCTAAACAAGCCACAGCGAGAGAGGTCCCaatgaaaacagaacagaatgtgtagaaatgagaaaaacaggagCTGAAATTTGCACTTGCTTATTCACACATAAAGAAACTCTGTAAGAAGCCAGGAACACGGGAAGAGCAGGCCTCAGGGAGACTTTGCAGAGTTGCTTTCTAACTTTCTAGCTTATGGCAGAATATTACCTAGTCAAGAAGTCAAGTAAAAGGTAGGAGAGATGCCAGGAAGGAGTAATGGGCCAAGATACCACAAGAAGCTAAAGCTGTGTATAAACCCAAGTtgatttgttcaacaaataagcaaatgaacaaCTACTGTGTGTGGGCACTGCTCAGGCAATGGATTTATAGAGCAGGGAAAGGAGACAGCGAAGTCCCTACTCCTCTAGATTTATCCTCTAGATTTATCAGTTGAGGGAGCCAGCAGTAAACAGAAATCCACCATACGTAAGAATCAAGCAGACaggagcaggaagaagagagCCATTTTCGGACAGGCTGGTCAAGGAGGGCTGCTCTGACAGCATCGTATCTGTGCAGCAAAGGCCTGGTGTAAGAGGTCAGACTGTGCAGTTATGGAGGAAGCCTTCCAGGCAGTGGGACATCAGGACAAAGCCCAGAGCTAAGACTAGCAAGGAAGGAGCAGAGCCAGAATGGAACAGAGGAACCAGGGGCAAAGTGATAAAAGGTGGCCCCTAAACTCTACTGCTTACTGGAGTCCTTCAGGATCCCCAGGCATCCTTATTTAAGTAATTGGGATGGGGATGTGGCCTGGgaattaggaattttttttaatattttatttatttattttacagagatcacaagtagagaggcaggcagagagagagagggggaagcaggctccctgctgagcagagagcccgatgcagggctcgatcccaggaccctgagatcatgacctgagcggaaggcagaggctcaaccactgagccacccaggtgccccaggcattaggatttttttttttttttgcattaggaTTTTTAAAGGGTCCCCAAGGGGTATCTaattagctcagttggttgagtccaCTCACGATCTTAGGTTCATGagattgggctccacactcattatggagtctgcttgtccctctccttccccctctgcccctccccatgcacgTGTGCATGTTCTCTAGCTTGTACACGtgctctctcactaaaataaataaataaataaataaataaata harbors:
- the SUGP2 gene encoding SURP and G-patch domain-containing protein 2 isoform X5, encoding MYDDIPSDSRYTLAGSVAHARDTGRESLRGDVFPGPSFRSSNPSVSEDNYFRKECGRDLEFSHSESRDQVFGHRKLGHFRSQDWKFALRGSWEQDFAHPVSQESPWSQEYNFGPSALLGDFGSSRLIEKECLEKESRDYDVDRPAEADSVLRGSAQVQGRGRGLNIVDQEGALLGKGETQGLLPTKGGVGKLVTLRSVSTKKVPTVNRITPKTQGTNQIQKTTSSPDVTLGTNPGTEDIQFPTQIPLGLNLKDIRLPRRKMSFDLIDKSDVFSRFGIEIIKWAGFHTIKDDVKFSQLFQTLFELETETCAKMLASFKCSLKPEHRDFCFFTIKFLKHSALKTPRVDNEFLNMLLDKGAVKTKNCFFEIIKPFDKYIMRLQDRLLKSVTPLLMACNAYELSVKMKTLSNPLDLALALETTNSLCRKSLALLGQTFSLASSFRQEKILEAVGLQDIAPSPAAFPNFEDSTLFGREYIDHLKAWLVSSGCPLQVKKAEPEPAQEEEKMAPPTKPEVQAKAPSGLSDAVPQRADHKVVDTIDQLVTRVVEGSLSPKERALLKEDPAYWFLSDDSSLEYKYYKLKLAEVQRVSHTLPGADQKPTAAECAVRAMLYARAIRSLKKRLLPGRRRGLLRTQGLRGWKVRRATTGTQTLLSSGTRLKHHGRQAPGSLQGKLSQPDGNDTAKDCPPDPAGPSPGDPSPEASGPSPKPAGVEVSGAPQTSSPCPSADVDTKTMETAEKLARFVAQVGPEIEQFSIENSTDNPDLWFLHDQNSSAFKFYRKKVFELCPSICFTSSPRNLHAGEGADSQEGPLDPMEGEGEFEDEPPQHEAELESPEVMPEEEEDEEEDDDEEEGGEEVPTPRGSSRSAGGAAKSEGSEGSPPTDGLPSEAAEDGPAGAPALSQASSGSCFPRKRVSSKSLKVGMIPAPKRLCLIQEPKVHEPVRIAYDRPRGRPVSKKKKPKDFDFAQQKLTDKNLGFQMLQKMGWKEGHGLGSCGKGIREPVSVGTASEGEGLGADGQEHKEDTFDVFRQRMMQMYRHKRANK
- the SUGP2 gene encoding SURP and G-patch domain-containing protein 2 isoform X4 — its product is MSPPRAAAAAAAAAADLLRTVPRARADMYDDIPSDSRYTLAGSVAHARDTGRESLRGDVFPGPSFRSSNPSVSEDNYFRKECGRDLEFSHSESRDQVFGHRKLGHFRSQDWKFALRGSWEQDFAHPVSQESPWSQEYNFGPSALLGDFGSSRLIEKECLEKESRDYDVDRPAEADSVLRGSAQVQGRGRGLNIVDQEGALLGKGETQGLLPTKGGVGKLVTLRSVSTKKVPTVNRITPKTQGTNQIQKTTSSPDVTLGTNPGTEDIQFPTQIPLGLNLKDIRLPRRKMSFDLIDKSDVFSRFGIEIIKWAGFHTIKDDVKFSQLFQTLFELETETCAKMLASFKCSLKPEHRDFCFFTIKFLKHSALKTPRVDNEFLNMLLDKGAVKTKNCFFEIIKPFDKYIMRLQDRLLKSVTPLLMACNAYELSVKMKTLSNPLDLALALETTNSLCRKSLALLGQTFSLASSFRQEKILEAVGLQDIAPSPAAFPNFEDSTLFGREYIDHLKAWLVSSGCPLQVKKAEPEPAQEEEKMAPPTKPEVQAKAPSGLSDAVPQRADHKVVDTIDQLVTRVVEGSLSPKERALLKEDPAYWFLSDDSSLEYKYYKLKLAEVQRVSHTLPGADQKPTAAECAVRAMLYARAIRSLKKRLLPGRRRGLLRTQGLRGWKVRRATTGTQTLLSSGTRLKHHGRQAPGSLQGKLSQPDGNDTAKDCPPDPAGPSPGDPSPEASGPSPKPAGVEVSGAPQTSSPCPSADVDTKTMETAEKLARFVAQVGPEIEQFSIENSTDNPDLWFLHDQNSSAFKFYRKKVFELCPSICFTSSPRNLHAGEGADSQEGPLDPMEGEGEFEDEPPQHEAELESPEVMPEEEEDEEEDDDEEEGGEEVPTPRGSSRSAGGAAKSEGSEGSPPTDGLPSEAAEDGPAGAPALSQASSGSCFPRKRVSSKSLKVGMIPAPKRLCLIQEPKVHEPVRIAYDRPRGRPVSKKKKPKDFDFAQQKLTDKNLGFQMLQKMGWKEGHGLGSCGKGIREPVSVGTASEGEGLGADGQEHKEDTFDVFRQRMMQMYRHKRANK